A window of Gadus chalcogrammus isolate NIFS_2021 chromosome 16, NIFS_Gcha_1.0, whole genome shotgun sequence contains these coding sequences:
- the LOC130406691 gene encoding olfactory receptor 142-like, protein MFVVELLLRVKGIMVNSSQIPYFLLTAYLDMGYLKYLYFVIVLMLYIVIVVANALLIVTICMNRSLHEPMYVFLCSLLVNQLYGSTGIFPFLLLQITSDTHTIYRSMCFLQIYCLYTYASVEVCNLAVMSYDRYLAICCPLHYKARLTSNKVALLIALVWLYSFIKFLITLCLSLRLKLCGNVIDRLFCFNYDVVLLACSDTTLNNIYGLYGIFLSVLVPLIPILFSYIKILRVCFNGSKETRQKAVSTCSPHIASLINFSFGCCFEIFQSRFNTTSVPRIIRIVLSLYLVTIQGLFNPIIYGLRLSKIRQICSNHFCSKKDTRGFHR, encoded by the exons GAACTTCTTCTGAGAGTGAAAGGTATCATGGTCAATTCAAGCCAGATTCCATATTTCCTACTGACTGCCTACCTGGACATGGGCTATCTGAAGTACTTATATTTTGTGATTGTTTTGATGCTGTACATTGTGATTGTGGTTGCAAATGCTTTGCTCATTGTAACTATTTGTATGAATAGGAGCCTACATGAGCctatgtatgtgtttctgtgtagccTGTTGGTTAATCAGCTGTACGGTAGCACTGGTATATTTCCATTCCTCCTGCTGCAGATCACCTCAGACACTCACACCATATATAGATCCATGTGTTTCCTTCAGATCTACTGCTTGTATACGTATGCATCTGTGGAGGTTTGTAACCTGGCTGTGATGTCCTATGATAGGTACCTTGCTATCTGCTGTCCTCTGCATTATAAGGCTCGGCTGACCTCTAACAAGGTGGCTCTGTTGATCGCTCTCGTATGGCTGTACTCTTTTATCAAGTTCCTAATaactctttgtctgtctctccgtctaaAGCTCTGTGGGAATGTCATAGACCGGCTATTTTGCTTCAACTACGATGTTGTCTTACTGGCGTGTTCTGATACCACACTAAATAATATCTATGGGCTTTATGGAATATTTCTGAGTGTATTAGTTCCTCTCATCCCCATCCTGTTCTCCTACATCAAGATCCTCAGGGTTTGTTTTAATGGTTCTAAAGAGACCAGACAGAAAGCAGTCAGTACCTGCAGCCCCCACATCGCCTCCCTGATCAATTTCTCTTTTGGGTgttgttttgaaatatttcagAGTAGATTCAATACGACCAGTGTTCCCAGGATAATACGTATTGTTTTATCGCTGTACTTGGTAACCATCCAAGGACTCTTTAACCCTATTATTTATGGACTGAGGTTATCTAAAATAAGACAGATCTGTAGTAATCACTTTTGCTCTAAGAAG GACACCCGTGGGTTCCACAGATGA